Proteins from a single region of Schistocerca piceifrons isolate TAMUIC-IGC-003096 unplaced genomic scaffold, iqSchPice1.1 HiC_scaffold_1960, whole genome shotgun sequence:
- the LOC124741491 gene encoding uncharacterized protein LOC124741491, producing the protein MAMRPLNDRELEEIVNASPDEGSLSEFEDHISNASESECSDDSYDSPQPIQNSVETFLSKNGNIEWQLHPPAQHGRLPASNIIKSTPGVTRYAVSRISDVKCSFEAVFHTALQNEIIEMTNIEGQRVYGEQWTDIDGSVFHAYLGLLLLAGVYRSHGESTKSLWDKDTGRNIFRATMSHETFCKISRVLRFDKKSTREERRRTDKLAAIRSIWENKTSYVLKAQIYTGKVSGAAPERNQGMRVVSDLTSELRGQNITCDNFFTSYNLGQLLLKRKLTMLGTIRKNKPELPHKMTNKEVHSSSFYFTNDTTVVNYIPKRHKNVVLMSTLHHDAEISDRADKKPKMILDYNSTKGAVDTLDQLLGTYTCKRKSNRWPMIVFYNILDVSAYNAYVLWISVDPNWNASKLTRRRIFLEELGKSLIKEHIASRTHFPRTEDSLRMVTSIQNPNDVGGVSESVTTRKSTKRARCKFCPSSNDNKTNMVCGKCSKHICKKHVTYLCPQCKQYWNRTTMSIAKTVPKFMFLKHFDMSGHIDPNSIYV; encoded by the exons atggcgatgagaccattgaatgatcgtgagttggaagaaatagtaaatgcctcaccagatgaaggatcactttctgagtttgaagatcacatcagcaatgcatctgaaagcgagtgttccgatgacagttacgacagtccacagcccatacaaaatagtgtagagacttttctttctaaaaatgggaatatagaatggcagttgcatccaccagcacaacatggtcgcctaccagcttcgaacatcatcaagagtaccccaggagttaccaggtatgcagtcagcagaatatctgatgtaaaatgttcatttgaagcagtatttcacacagcgcttcaaaatgaaataatagagatgacaaatattgaagggcagcgagtttatggtgaacagtggacagatattgatggttctgttttccatgcatacttaggactcttactcctagcgggtgtatatcgatctcatggggagtctacaaaaagtttgtgggataaagatactgggcgaaacatatttcgagcaaccatgtctcatgaaacattctgtaagatatcacgtgtcctgcgatttgacaagaaatctactagagaggaaagacgacgtactgacaaacttgccgcaattcgtagtatttgggagaa caaaacttcatacgtactgaaagcccaaatttatacaggaaaggtgagtggagcggcaccagaaagaaatcagggaatgagggtggtatctgatctcacttctgagttacgtggtcagaatatcacgtgtgacaacttttttacgtcgtacaatttggggcagctgcttctgaaaaggaaattgactatgttgggaactatacggaaaaataagccggagcttccacacaaaatgaccaacaaggaggtacacagctcttcattttacttcacaaatgacactactgtggttaattatattcctaagagacacaagaatgttgtacttatgagcactctccaccatgatgcggaaatcagtgacagggctgataagaagccaaaaatgattttggactataattcaaccaaaggtgctgtagacacgcttgatcagttattaggtacatatacatgcaaacgaaaaagtaataggtggccaatgatagttttctacaatattcttgatgtttctgcttataatgcatacgttttgtggatttcggttgaccctaattggaatgcaagcaaattgactagaaggagaatattcttggaggaacttggaaagtcactgataaaagaacatattgcatcaagaacgcatttcccaagaacagaagattctttgagaatggtcacaagcatccaaaacccgaatgatgtgggtggtgtgtcagaatcggtaacaacaagaaaatctacaaaacgtgcacgctgtaagttctgtccatcaagtaatgacaataaaacaaacatggtgtgtggaaaatgtagtaaacatatttgcaagaaacatgtaacctacttgtgtccacagtgcaagca gtactggaatagaacaacaatgtcgatagctaaaactgtaccaaaatttatgtttctaaagcattttgatatgtcgggtcatattgacccgaacagtatatatgtcaa